Proteins co-encoded in one Pseudoliparis swirei isolate HS2019 ecotype Mariana Trench chromosome 7, NWPU_hadal_v1, whole genome shotgun sequence genomic window:
- the il12b2 gene encoding interleukin-12 subunit beta isoform X2, with product MKTSSLWLCGLLFIGLSGAHGLNHFPESYTVAKRNDLNPVTLTCRSEEALGDVTWKFRGEAPEDVRQVGPHLSASEVDTPMLGEYSCWRGNQMLSSTYLLLEAEEEEESDSLSFSCRAKSYDCHFSCDWTHSGQSAVRLGLGQDCSEGRKSCHWVDGEQLVGGSFHFQLSHSLPPHAEESAMLELTAEAIVDLSLARTTRRFYLRDIVQPDSPQIVRCQEGDEGLSVTIAPPSSWSTPHSFFSLEHQIEYVLKDNGQTGRSSSVLLPKGISKLRVRSRDSLVLSTWSPWTPWKNVTH from the exons ATG AAGACCTCGTCACTGTGGTTGTGTGGGCTTCTCTTCATCGGCCTCTCCGGAGCACACGGACTGAACCACTTCCCAGAAAGCT ACACGGTGGCGAAGAGGAACGACTTGAATCCGGTGACACTGACCTGCCGCTCGGAGGAGGCCCTCGGAGACGTCACGTGGAAGTTTCGCGGCGAGGCGCCGGAGGACGTCCGGCAGGTCGGCCCACACCTGTCCGCGTCGGAGGTGGACACGCCCATGCTGGGAGAATACAGCTGCTGGAGGGGGAATCAAATGTTGTCGTCCACCTACCTGCTgctggaggctgaggaggaagaagagtcgG ATTCTCTCTCCTTCAGTTGTCGGGCGAAGTCTTACGACTGTCACTTCAGCTGCGACTGGACCCACAGTGGACAATCGGCGGTGCGCCTCGGACTGGGTCAAGACtg caGTGAAGGCAGGAAGTCGTGTCACTGGGTCGACGGCGAGCAGCTCGTGGGCGGGAGCTTCCACTTCCAGCTGTCCCACTCGCTCCCGCCCCACGCCGAGGAAAGCGCCATGCTGGAGCTCACCGCCGAGGCCATCGTCGACCTCTCCCTCGCCAGGACGACCAGAAGGTTTTACCTCCGGGACATCG TTCAACCCGACAGCCCCCAGATTGTGAGGTGTCAGGAAGGGGACGAAGGCCTGAGCGTGACCATTGCACCGCCGTCCAGCTGGTCTACCCCTCACAGCTTCTTCAGCCTCGAGCACCAGATCGAATACGTGTTGAAGGACAATGGCCAG ACTGGACGTTCCTCGTCCGTCCTGCTGCCAAAGGGGATCAGCAAGCTCCGTGTTCGCTCCAGAGACTCGCTGGTGCTCTCCACCTGGAGCCCCTGGACCCCCTGGAAAAATGTAACCCACTGA